Proteins from a genomic interval of Solea solea chromosome 10, fSolSol10.1, whole genome shotgun sequence:
- the LOC131467592 gene encoding cytochrome c1-like isoform X2 produces the protein MFCRRLLQRVTPLTRRSLNPTCRDAVSVRHMAFGIPGGSTSMTYFLLCGGGLTAAVVYAYKTVSGDSKSYENTPADMDLATKVSLVVAESVPPPAEETAEPVAEAVSEDAADVVVLEAPTVAEEAPAEKEAEPEAASVGAEVIAIVEAPAVAEEAPAEKGAEPEAASVGAEVTAIVEAPAVAEEAPAEKGAEPEAASVAAEVIALVETPAEDAEDAAVAVEDTAADITGTATLEEISPVPSTEVEVAPASEVAA, from the exons ATGTTCTGCAGACGGCTGCTGCAGAGAGTCACACCGCTGACACGGAGGTCTCTCAATCCAACATGTAGAGATG CAGTTTCAGTGCGACACATGGCCTTTGGGATCCCAGGTGGCTCCACCAGCATGACATACTTTCTTCTGTGTGGAGGAGGACTCACTGCTGCAGTCGTCTAT GCTTACAAGACAGTGAGTGGTGACAGTAAAAGTTATGAGAACACACCGGCCGACATGGACTTGGCAACAAAGg TGTCCTTAGTTGTTGCAGAGTctgttcctcctcctgcagaggAAACAGCTGAGCCTGTCGCTGAAGCCGTGTCCGAGGACGCTGCAGATGTGGTTGTTTTGGAGGCTCCAACAGTCGCAGAAGAAGCACCTGCAGAGAAAGAGGCTGAGCCGGAAGCTGCTTCTGTCGGTGCAGAAGTTATTGCCATAGTGGAGGCTCCAGCAGTGGCAGAAGAAGCACCTGCAGAGAAAGGGGCTGAGCCTGAAGCTGCTTCTGTCGGTGCAGAAGTTACAGCCATAGTGGAGGCTCCAGCAGTGGCAGAAGAAGCACCTGCAGAGAAAGGGGCTGAGCCTGAAGCTGCATCTGTCGCTGCAGAAGTTATTGCCTTAGTGGAGACACCAGCAGAGGATGCAGAGgatgcagcagtagcagtagagGACACAGCAGCAGACATCACTGGTACGGCTACACTGGAAGAAATCTCTCCTGTTCCCTCAACTGAGGTTGAGGTTGCTCCTGCTTCAGAAGTGGCTGCATAA
- the LOC131467592 gene encoding cytochrome c1-like isoform X1: MFCRRLLQRVTPLTRRSLNPTCRDGESVSVRHMAFGIPGGSTSMTYFLLCGGGLTAAVVYAYKTVSGDSKSYENTPADMDLATKVSLVVAESVPPPAEETAEPVAEAVSEDAADVVVLEAPTVAEEAPAEKEAEPEAASVGAEVIAIVEAPAVAEEAPAEKGAEPEAASVGAEVTAIVEAPAVAEEAPAEKGAEPEAASVAAEVIALVETPAEDAEDAAVAVEDTAADITGTATLEEISPVPSTEVEVAPASEVAA; encoded by the exons ATGTTCTGCAGACGGCTGCTGCAGAGAGTCACACCGCTGACACGGAGGTCTCTCAATCCAACATGTAGAGATGGTGAGTCAG TTTCAGTGCGACACATGGCCTTTGGGATCCCAGGTGGCTCCACCAGCATGACATACTTTCTTCTGTGTGGAGGAGGACTCACTGCTGCAGTCGTCTAT GCTTACAAGACAGTGAGTGGTGACAGTAAAAGTTATGAGAACACACCGGCCGACATGGACTTGGCAACAAAGg TGTCCTTAGTTGTTGCAGAGTctgttcctcctcctgcagaggAAACAGCTGAGCCTGTCGCTGAAGCCGTGTCCGAGGACGCTGCAGATGTGGTTGTTTTGGAGGCTCCAACAGTCGCAGAAGAAGCACCTGCAGAGAAAGAGGCTGAGCCGGAAGCTGCTTCTGTCGGTGCAGAAGTTATTGCCATAGTGGAGGCTCCAGCAGTGGCAGAAGAAGCACCTGCAGAGAAAGGGGCTGAGCCTGAAGCTGCTTCTGTCGGTGCAGAAGTTACAGCCATAGTGGAGGCTCCAGCAGTGGCAGAAGAAGCACCTGCAGAGAAAGGGGCTGAGCCTGAAGCTGCATCTGTCGCTGCAGAAGTTATTGCCTTAGTGGAGACACCAGCAGAGGATGCAGAGgatgcagcagtagcagtagagGACACAGCAGCAGACATCACTGGTACGGCTACACTGGAAGAAATCTCTCCTGTTCCCTCAACTGAGGTTGAGGTTGCTCCTGCTTCAGAAGTGGCTGCATAA
- the LOC131467592 gene encoding cytochrome c1-like isoform X3, with amino-acid sequence MFCRRLLQRVTPLTRRSLNPTCRDVSVRHMAFGIPGGSTSMTYFLLCGGGLTAAVVYAYKTVSGDSKSYENTPADMDLATKVSLVVAESVPPPAEETAEPVAEAVSEDAADVVVLEAPTVAEEAPAEKEAEPEAASVGAEVIAIVEAPAVAEEAPAEKGAEPEAASVGAEVTAIVEAPAVAEEAPAEKGAEPEAASVAAEVIALVETPAEDAEDAAVAVEDTAADITGTATLEEISPVPSTEVEVAPASEVAA; translated from the exons ATGTTCTGCAGACGGCTGCTGCAGAGAGTCACACCGCTGACACGGAGGTCTCTCAATCCAACATGTAGAGATG TTTCAGTGCGACACATGGCCTTTGGGATCCCAGGTGGCTCCACCAGCATGACATACTTTCTTCTGTGTGGAGGAGGACTCACTGCTGCAGTCGTCTAT GCTTACAAGACAGTGAGTGGTGACAGTAAAAGTTATGAGAACACACCGGCCGACATGGACTTGGCAACAAAGg TGTCCTTAGTTGTTGCAGAGTctgttcctcctcctgcagaggAAACAGCTGAGCCTGTCGCTGAAGCCGTGTCCGAGGACGCTGCAGATGTGGTTGTTTTGGAGGCTCCAACAGTCGCAGAAGAAGCACCTGCAGAGAAAGAGGCTGAGCCGGAAGCTGCTTCTGTCGGTGCAGAAGTTATTGCCATAGTGGAGGCTCCAGCAGTGGCAGAAGAAGCACCTGCAGAGAAAGGGGCTGAGCCTGAAGCTGCTTCTGTCGGTGCAGAAGTTACAGCCATAGTGGAGGCTCCAGCAGTGGCAGAAGAAGCACCTGCAGAGAAAGGGGCTGAGCCTGAAGCTGCATCTGTCGCTGCAGAAGTTATTGCCTTAGTGGAGACACCAGCAGAGGATGCAGAGgatgcagcagtagcagtagagGACACAGCAGCAGACATCACTGGTACGGCTACACTGGAAGAAATCTCTCCTGTTCCCTCAACTGAGGTTGAGGTTGCTCCTGCTTCAGAAGTGGCTGCATAA
- the LOC131467697 gene encoding ras-related protein Rab-33B-like: protein MESSLEFSSSVGSVCSQLSRCRTFKVLVIGDSGVGKTCLTHRLCAGQFPSGVEATIGVDFRERALDVDGEKIKLQLWDTAGQERFRKSMVQHYYRNVHAVLFVYDVTFPASFSGLMSWVEECRQNSLGQEIPRFLVGNKNDLRDSRRTDGQVSQERALSFAKAHGMMFFETSAKNPSLKRVNGQRGDREVLYQQDKVEDVVMAVAAKLKRQKKPSMVNAVPHSGSFKVLNKRKPEKELWICC from the exons ATGGAGTCCTCTCTGGAGTTCTCTAGCTCTGTGGGCAGCGTGTGCTCACAGCTGAGCCGCTGTCGCACCTTTAAAGTGCTGGTGATCGGAGACTCCGGTGTGGGGAAGACATGCCTCACACACCGACTGTGCGCCGGACAGTTCCCCAGCGGAGTGGAGGCCACCATCGGCGTGGACTTCCGCGAGAGAGCGTTGGATGTTGACGGAGAAAAAATTAAG CTCCAGCTCTGGGACACAGCAGGACAGGAGCGCTTCCGCAAGTCCATGGTGCAGCACTACTATCGAAACGTCCACGCCGTGCTCTTCGTCTACGACGTCACCTTCCCCGCCAGTTTCAGCGGCCTGATGTCCTGGGTGGAAGAGTGCAGGCAGAACTCCCTCGGACAGGAAATCCCCAG ATTCCTGGTGGGAAACAAGAACGACCTCCGTGACTCCAGGCGGACCGATGGCCAGGTGAGCCAGGAGAGGGCGCTGAGCTTCGCCAAGGCCCACGGCATGATGTTTTTCGAGACGTCAGCCAAGAACCCGTCGCTCAAGCGTGTGAACGGACAGCGAGGTGACAGGGAGGTTTTATATCAGCAGGATAAGGTGGAGGACGTCGTCATGGCCGTCGCTGCCAAACTCAAGCGTCAGAAGAAGCCGTCGATGGTAAATGCTGTGCCGCACAGCGGCTCCTTTAAAGTCCTGAACaagaggaaaccggagaaagaGTTGTGGATCTGCTGCTGA
- the naa15b gene encoding N-alpha-acetyltransferase 15, NatA auxiliary subunit b, translating to MPTVTLPPKENALFKRILRCYEHKQYRNGLKFCKQILSNPKFAEHGETLAMKGLTLNCLGKKEEAYDLVRRGLRNDLRSHVCWHVYGLLQRSDKKYDEAIKCYRNALKWDKDNLQILRDLSLLQIQMRDLEGYRETRYQLLQLRPAQRASWIGYAIAYHLLEDYEMAAKIIEEFRKTQQTSPDKVDYEYSELLLYQNQVLREAGLYKEALEHLSNYEKQICDKLAVEETRGEVLLKLERLEEATLVYRRLQERNPENWSYYHGLENALKPGSVEDRHKIYEEAWVQFPKGLVPRRLPLSFLTGEKFRECLDRYLRMNFSKGCPPVFTTLKSLYNDKEKVSIIEELVVSYETSLKSCRMFSQNDDGKEEPPTTLLWVQYFLAQHYDMIDQQTLALEYINAAIESTPTLIELFLVKAKIYKHAGNIKEAAQWMDEAQALDTADRFINSKCAKYMLKAGMIKEAEEMCSKFTREGASAVENLNEMQCMWFQTECALAYKGMNKFGDALKKCHEIERHFVEITDDQFDFHTYCMRKMTLRSYVDLLKLEDVLRMHPFYYKAAATAIQIYLSLHDNPLTDDSKELQADTANLSDKELKKLRNKQRRAQKKAQLEEEKKNAEKEKQLKNQKKKKEDDDEEIGGPKEELVPDKLVKVENPLEEAVKFLMPLKHLVKDKIDTHLMAFEIYFRKEKYLLMLQSVKRAVAIDRDHPWLHQCLVRFFKGVSESKELPETVRTVLKQEITRLFGDSNAKSFNQAYLTKHSNSIPHRLAAAKMMVYLDLATEMKAAELATALDESLINRTVQICTEVLDCLRSATLGDCKERMEAYRAECHKLYPYTLAFMPPGYEENTKLANGDVSTETEELANEM from the exons CGATGTTACGAACACAAACAATACAGAAACGGCCTCAAGTTCTGCAAACAAATCCTGTCCAACCCCAAGTTTGCAGAGCATGGAG AGACCCTGGCGATGAAGGGCTTGACCCTGAACTGTCTGGGGAAAAAGGAGGAGGCCTACGACCTGGTGAGACGAGGCCTGCGCAATGACCTCAGGAGCCACGTCT GCTGGCACGTCTACGGCCTACTGCAGCGCTCGGATAAGAAGTATGATGAGGCCATCAAGTGTTACCGCAACGCTCTCAAGTGGGACAAGGACAACCTGCAAATCCTGCGAGACCTGTCACTTCTTCAGATCCAGATGCGAGACCTGGAGGGCTACAGG GAGACACGGTACCAGCTGTTACAGCTGCGTCCAGCCCAGCGAGCTTCCTGGATCGGCTATGCCATCGCCTATCACCTCCTGGAAGACTACGAGATGGCTGCAAAAATTATTGAGGAGTTCAGGAAAACACAACAG ACGTCTCCAGATAAAGTAGACTATGAGTACAGCGAACTGCTGCTCTACCAGAACCAGGTGCTGAGGGAAGCTGGCCTGTACAAGGAGGCTCTGGAGCATCTGTCAAACTACGAGAAGCAGATCTGTGACAAACTGGCAGTGGAGGAGACACGAG GAGAGGTGCTGTTAAAGTTGGAGCGTCTGGAAGAAGCAACATTAGTTTACCGTCGACTGCAGGAGAGGAATCCAGAGAACTGGTCCTATTACCATGGCCTGGAAAATGCCCTAAAACCAG gCAGTGTAGAGGATAGACACAAGATCTATGAGGAAGCCTGGGTGCAGTTTCCTAAAGGACTGGTTCCTCGCCGGCTGCCCCTCAGTTTTCTCACTG GTGAGAAGTTCAGAGAGTGTCTGGACCGGTATCTCAGGATGAACTTTAGTAAAGGCTGTCCGCCTGTCTTCACCACACTCAAATCACTGTACAACGACAAAGAAAAG GTGTCAATAATAGAGGAGCTTGTGGTCAGCTATGAAACGTCATTAAAAAGCTGTAGAATGTTCAGCCAGAATG ATGATGGAAAGGAGGAGCCACCGACCACATTGTTGTGGGTACAGTATTTCCTGGCGCAGCACTACGACATGATTGATCAGCAGACACTGGCTTTAGAATACATCAACGCGGCCATCGAGAGCACGCCTACACTTATCGAACTCTTCCTTGTCAAAGCCAAGATTTACAAG CATGCTGGGAACATCAAAGAAGCCGCTCAGTGGATGGACGAGGCCCAGGCTCTGGACACTGCTGACAGATTCATCAACTCCAAGTGTGCCAAGTACATGCTGAAGGCTGGCATGATCAAAGAGGCTGAGGAAATGTGCTCCAAGTTCACACGG GAGGGGGCGTCAGCTGTGGAGAATCTGAATGAGATGCAGTGTATGTGGTTCCAGACAGAATGTGCACTTGCCTACAAGGGTATGAACAAGTTTGGAGATGCTCTCAAGAAGTGTCATGAGATAGAGAGG CATTTTGTGGAGATCACAGATGACCAGTTTGATTTCCACACTTACTGCATGAGAAAGATGACACTTCGCTCCTACGTGGACTTACTGAAATTGGAGGATGTGCTCAGGATGCATCCCTTCTACTACAAGGCAGCCGCCACTGCCATCCAGATCTACCTGAGCCTCCACGACAATCCTCTCACTGACGACAGCAAGGAGCTGCAGGCCGACACTG CAAACCTTTCAGACAAAGAGCTAAAGAAGTTGAGGAACAAGCAGCGAAGAGCCCAGAAGAAGGCCCAgctggaagaggagaagaagaacgctgagaaggagaagcagctaaagaaccagaagaagaagaaggaggatgATGACGAGGAGATCGGGGGCCCCAAAGAGGAGCTTGTTCCTGACAAACTGGTCAAG GTAGAAAATCCACTGGAAGAAGCCGTCAAGTTCCTGATGCCTCTCAAACACCTGGTCAAAGACAAAATTGACACACACTTAATGGCCTTTGAGATCTACTTCAGGAAAG AAAAATACCTGTTGATGCTCCAGTCTGTGAAGAGAGCGGTGGCCATAGACCGAGACCATCCATGGCTACATCAGTGTCTAGTCCGCTTCTTTAAAGGAG TCTCTGAGAGCAAGGAGCTGCCAGAGACAGTCAGGACGGTGCTGAAGCAGGAGATCACTCGGCTGTTTGGAGACAGCAATGCTAAGAGCTTCAACCAGGCCTACCTCACCAAGCACTCCAACTCCATACCACACCGACTGGCAG CTGCGAAGATGATGGTGTATCTGGACCTGGCGACAGAGATGAAGGCAGCTGAATTGGCCACTGCACTCGATGAATCACTTATCAACAGAACCGTACAG ATCTGCACTGAGGTGCTGGACTGTCTTCGGAGCGCGACCCTCGGAGACTGTAAAGAGCGCATGGAGGCGTACCGCGCTGAATGTCACAAGCTTTACCCATATACATTAGCTTTCATGCCCCCTGGATACGAGGAGAACACCAAGCTAGCCAATGGAGACGTTTCCACGGAAACCGAGGAGCTAGCCAATGAGATGTGA